Within Chitinivibrionia bacterium, the genomic segment GGTTGTCATTATTCCGCTTCTGTTCATAACAAGTAAAAGCGGTAGCGCGACCTCCGCCGTGCATATACTGTCCACAAGCGTTGCCAAAAACGCGGCGATAACCGTGCCGACAACAAGGCGTTTTCCGCTCATATATTTGGTTATTATAGTGTGCGTAAGTTTTTTAAGCGATTTGGGTAATTGCAAGGTAATGTCTTTGGTATTTCCGCTTTTGCCGAAACGGAAAGCGTCGGTATATGCAATTACGCCGAGCCCCGCGGCAAAGATTATCGCCGTCCATTTTATTACAGGCTGAAGCCACGCAAAACTGCTCAAAAAAGTAAGCGCGCTAAACATACCGAGCAACAAAGCCAAATAAGTCAAAAACACCGTCGCGGTAAATAACACGCCGATAATAACAATTTCGGAACGCCTGCGTTTTTGCGCCGCCAAAACCGAAACCAAAAATATCATTACCGAAATCGCACAAGGATTTATGCTGTCCACAAGCGCCGCGGAAATTAAAAACCCGAGAGTTAATTCGCGGTTAAATCGCTCTATCAAAATCGCTTCCATATCTTCGTCGGCAAGCGCTTCTACTTCTATATTTCGCGCGCGGCTCGGATCCAAAAGAAATTCCAGCACAATGTCGCGCGCGTTTTCTCGGATTTCCCAATATCCCAAAAGCACAGTGTCGGGAAAAAACAAAGTTATGGGATTAGAATTCACAACGCCGTATATTTCTTCCATTTTCGATAAAAATGCAAAGCTTTCGGGATAGTCGATGTCGTGAAACCGAAGGTTAATCTGCCCTTCAAATTCGCGCGACAACGGTATGAGCAACGAATTTTTTAAGTCTATGCAATCCCTGCAATTAGCCGAACCGAAGTAATACATTCCAAGCGCGCCGTCCGCGTGCGCAACCACATAGTCCGCAGTTTCGGCGACAGGCGCGCAAGATGCTAACGAACTTGCAAAAATAAAAATCAATATCCCAAAGATTTTTTTAACGTTTTTATAGCTTTCTTGCAACATTTATAACCTCGTTTTCATATATTCAAATTCATTTTGTCGCCGAAAAATACGTTATTGCAAGAAATGAAAATTGGGAAAATGGTCTTTTGGCGATAATTTTCAGAAAAAAGCCTCACTTTATCGGTGCAGATAGTATTTTCTTCTCAGAAACCACAATAAGCAGGCATTTTTAACAAGTTATCAGTGTTTTATGTTTGCAAATTGCTGTTTTTAACTATTTATGTGAGGTGATATATGCTGAATTCTCTTTATTCCAAGACCGATGAGGAAACACTCAAAGAGTTTGGAAAAACGCTGAAACAAAGGCGTATAAACAATAATTTTACACAGGAAGAATTTGCGGCGGCTGTCGGAATTTCTAAGTTCCAACTTTCCAAAATTGAGCGCACAGGAAAAACAACGCTTGCAACCCTTGTTGCTATTTCGCGCAAATTCGGGCTTTTACAGCAATTGCTCGGCGTTTACGAAAATCCCGAATTAACCCCAATGCAAAGATACGAAATAGAACAAAAAACCGCAAAACTGAAAATCGGAAGAAAAAGGGTTAAAAAATGAAGAATTTGAGGGTAATGTACAACAAAAATTTTGTGGGAATTTGCGAATTCGACGAAGAGCGCAACAAGGTTTTTTTTCAATATTCGCCTGACTTTTTGAAATCGAACACAGAACTTTCGCCTTTATTGTTGCCTTTGGAAAACCGCGTTTTTGAATTTGACGAAAAGGCGTATAGTCTCGACACTTTCAAGAAACTGCCGCCGATGATAGCCGACAGTTTGCCCGACGATTTCGGAAATAAAATGTTATTGCAATGGCTTATTAAAAATAATATTTCGCAAAATTCGCTAAATCCGCTCGAAAAACTGTGTTATGTAGGAAAGCGCGGAATGGGTGCATTGGAATACGAGCCTTCCTTTGAACAAAAAACAGTCGATGAAAACGTAAATATTGCCGATTTGTTGAATGTGGCAAATGAGATATATTTCCGCAAAGAAAACGAAACTCTGCCGCTGAACGATTATCATCAATCGCTTTCGACAATGTTGAGAATTGGAACTTCCGTCGGCGGTGCAAGAGCAAAGGCGCTGATTGCCGTAAACGAAAAAACGCAGGAAATAAAAGCGGGCGATATTTTGCAGGGTGAAGACTTTGAATATTATATAATAAAATTTGACGGGCTCAAAGATGGGCGCGAAATTGAGCCGAACGGATACGGAATTTTGGAGTATATTTATCACAAAATGGCGATTGACTCTAAAATAGAAATGACGGATTGCAAGTTAATTACGGAAAACGGGCGCAGTCATTTTTTAACGAAACGCTTTGATAGAAAAAACGGCAAAAAAACTCACATTCAAACTCTTTGCGCAATGGCGGGCGTTGATTTCAGACTGCCGAATTTGATTGGCTACGAAGATATTTTCAGGATTTTGAATTTATTGAATATGGATTATACCGAAAAAGAGCAGTTGTTCAGACGAATGGTTTTTAACGTGCTTGCGTTTAATCGCGACGACCACACAAAAAACTTTTCTTTTATGTTTGACAATAACAAATGGAGACTTACTCCTGCCTACGATTTGATTTTTGCTTACGACCCTAACAGTTTTTGGCTCAAAAATCATAACATTAACATAAACGGCAAAAACAATCTTCTTACAAAAGAAGACCTGTTAACAGTCGGAGAAAAATTCGGCGTGAAGAAAACGGAAGGTATATTATCGGAAATAAAAGAAGTAGTGCAAAATTTTCGACACTATGCAGACAAATACGAACTTCCGCTTTTCTTAACATCGGCAGTAAATTCGATTTTATGTAAATAAATTTCCCTCCGACGAAAAAAAGCAATTTTCACCAAATTCTATTCGCGGCAAATATTATATTCCCATCCAAACAACAAAAAAACTAAAAAAATGTGCGGTGAAGCAAATCGAGAGTAAATGGAGAATTGAAATGAATGGAAGAAAATTAAAACAAATTGTATGGCAACTAATCCCTCTGCCTTTGGGGCTGAAACGGGTATTGTGGCAAAAATTTTTCTTTAACAAAGACAGTTTTGTTTATAAAGGTAATACGGAAAATGTTTTTTCGCGAATTTACACCGACAATTTTTGGTTGTCAAAAGAATCGGCTTCAGGCGGCGGCTCGCTTATATCGACAACAAAATCAATACGTAAAAAGCTTCCTCTTTTATGGAAAGAATACGGAATTAAAACGTTTTTGGACGTACCCTGCGGCGATTATAATTGGATGAAAGAAATCGAGAAAGGCGATATAACTTATATCGGCGGCGATATTGTCAGCGAAATGATAGAGCAAAATAACAGAAATTATTCGGGCAAAAACGTATCCTTTAAGGTAATCGATATAACAAAGGACGAATTGCCGACGGTCGATATGATATTCTGCAAGGATTGTTTGCAACATTTGTCGTACGATAACGTGTTTAAGGCGCTGAATAATTTCAAAAAATCAAAATCAAAGTATTTGCTAACTACGTCTTATTCAAAAACTTTGTATAATTGGGATATTCTTGACGGTGATTGCCGTCCCTTAAATTTGTTGAAAGCGCCGTTTAATTTTCCGCAACCATTGATGAAGATTAAAGAAAAATCAATGGGAATTCAGGTTGATGGGGATAAGGATATGTATTTATATAAGTTAGACGATATTCTTGCAGAAAAATAAAAAACTAAACAGTTTTCTCATCACTGCGCCCACGATATCCGCAAATCCTTTTTGTGTCCGTCGGCGTTTATTCTGACAATATACACACCTTTCGGCAACCGCGCCAAAGATACGGTGTGTGCGCCCGCCGAAAAATTGCGCTTGCTCAGCATTCTTCCGTTTATTGAAAATATGCTGACCTCCGCTTTTTGATTGACTTGCAACTCTACGCCTCTGCGTGTAATTTGATAGCGAATGCCGCCTGCGGTTGTTTGAGAGTTTTGCGGACGGTTAGGCGTAATTGATATCGGACTGTCGGCGCGATTTACGAATTTTGAGAGCAATCGGATATACGACATCTGGTAGCCGTTGCTGTTTTCGGTGATTTCCCAAGAGTTTATGGGCCAACAGACGTTTGTTTCTACGAACATTCTTGCGGGCGGCGTTATGTTGCTGTCGGGAATTTCCACAAGAAAACACCTTGCATTGTTTTGTGTCGAGCCACAAGCCGAAGGACAACAGCCGTCCCATTTATATCTGGAATTGGGTCCGCCGACCAAAAAACCGGGCGCGGGACCGGGAGTTGTGGCTGTTGTTATGCTCCATCTCGGCGAATTTTCGCTGAACCACGCGTGATAAAATGTTCTTTGGCTTCTTGTGGCGCCGTATCGCTCCATATTTGTCAAATAAACCCAATTAAACGGATTTACGCCGTGAAGATAATGCAAATAACCCTCGGCAATCTCGCGGAATTTTTGCCTGTCTATCGACGGGTCAATCTCGTGCCACCTGTAAAATGTCAGTCCGTAGTCCGCTTTTGCCTTATTGGAGCCCCAGTTGTAATCGGCGATAAATGCGCGGTAGCCGTCGGTGCGGTGGGCGCCGTAAAAGTCGTCGGGTCTTACAAAAGCCGTGCGCATAGCGTTTCGTATGTCGTTCTTAAATTGGGGGTCGCCGCTCGGATTTTTCAAATAATCCATAAATAAAATATGTTGCGAATGCCTGTAATGATCCATAAAACTATACCAAGCAAAAAGCGGTAATCTCCTCATTGCCGTTTCCGCAATTCTTAAAAGAGAGTCCGCGCCCGTTAATTCGTAAAGATAAAAAGCCGCCGCCGCCAAGTTTTCCGACCTGCCGCCCGTGCCGTCGTCCATTATTTCTTGATTTCCTGCCGCAAGTCCCACTGAGTTGTTGGAAGCAACGTTGTTGGCGAACATAGAATCGGGGTGCGCAAAACCCCATTCCCACGCTTTTATCGCCGCCGTTCTTAATCGGTTTATGTATTCGGAATTCGCATATCCGCGTTCTTGTAAAACGCGCGCCGCAACGGCAAACGCCTTAACGGAGCCGAAAGCCGCAGTTGCATTGGGCGGACCGTAGAAACTTGTCCCCGTAGCGGCAGACGGCGGAGAAGCGTGAGCAAGCCCTTGCACGCTAA encodes:
- a CDS encoding type II toxin-antitoxin system HipA family toxin — translated: MKNLRVMYNKNFVGICEFDEERNKVFFQYSPDFLKSNTELSPLLLPLENRVFEFDEKAYSLDTFKKLPPMIADSLPDDFGNKMLLQWLIKNNISQNSLNPLEKLCYVGKRGMGALEYEPSFEQKTVDENVNIADLLNVANEIYFRKENETLPLNDYHQSLSTMLRIGTSVGGARAKALIAVNEKTQEIKAGDILQGEDFEYYIIKFDGLKDGREIEPNGYGILEYIYHKMAIDSKIEMTDCKLITENGRSHFLTKRFDRKNGKKTHIQTLCAMAGVDFRLPNLIGYEDIFRILNLLNMDYTEKEQLFRRMVFNVLAFNRDDHTKNFSFMFDNNKWRLTPAYDLIFAYDPNSFWLKNHNININGKNNLLTKEDLLTVGEKFGVKKTEGILSEIKEVVQNFRHYADKYELPLFLTSAVNSILCK
- a CDS encoding glycoside hydrolase family 9 protein translates to MKKPVIFAKIFSAILIIAGGVGAQEIIIDQFGYREQAKKIAVIRGLSLQGGEFSVIDEATGDTVFSGSPVIFNDGIADVASGDILWHFDFSSVNAAGRYHIRGNGNIRSYSFRIGNDIYNDILRAAVRTFYYQRAGIAKTAQFAGAEWADGMAFEQDRRTRDFFAPNDASRERDLSGGWFDAGDYNKYTKWTADYIAEMFFAYEGNPRAFTDDFGIPESGNGIPDIIDEAKWGLDWLLRMQNDDGSMLSVQGLAHASPPSAATGTSFYGPPNATAAFGSVKAFAVAARVLQERGYANSEYINRLRTAAIKAWEWGFAHPDSMFANNVASNNSVGLAAGNQEIMDDGTGGRSENLAAAAFYLYELTGADSLLRIAETAMRRLPLFAWYSFMDHYRHSQHILFMDYLKNPSGDPQFKNDIRNAMRTAFVRPDDFYGAHRTDGYRAFIADYNWGSNKAKADYGLTFYRWHEIDPSIDRQKFREIAEGYLHYLHGVNPFNWVYLTNMERYGATRSQRTFYHAWFSENSPRWSITTATTPGPAPGFLVGGPNSRYKWDGCCPSACGSTQNNARCFLVEIPDSNITPPARMFVETNVCWPINSWEITENSNGYQMSYIRLLSKFVNRADSPISITPNRPQNSQTTAGGIRYQITRRGVELQVNQKAEVSIFSINGRMLSKRNFSAGAHTVSLARLPKGVYIVRINADGHKKDLRISWAQ
- a CDS encoding class I SAM-dependent methyltransferase, producing MNGRKLKQIVWQLIPLPLGLKRVLWQKFFFNKDSFVYKGNTENVFSRIYTDNFWLSKESASGGGSLISTTKSIRKKLPLLWKEYGIKTFLDVPCGDYNWMKEIEKGDITYIGGDIVSEMIEQNNRNYSGKNVSFKVIDITKDELPTVDMIFCKDCLQHLSYDNVFKALNNFKKSKSKYLLTTSYSKTLYNWDILDGDCRPLNLLKAPFNFPQPLMKIKEKSMGIQVDGDKDMYLYKLDDILAEK
- a CDS encoding helix-turn-helix domain-containing protein translates to MLNSLYSKTDEETLKEFGKTLKQRRINNNFTQEEFAAAVGISKFQLSKIERTGKTTLATLVAISRKFGLLQQLLGVYENPELTPMQRYEIEQKTAKLKIGRKRVKK